The Pirellulales bacterium genome includes a window with the following:
- the rpmB gene encoding 50S ribosomal protein L28 — MARICEICSKGPQVGNQVTIRGKAKYLGGVGTKITGITRRQFLPNLQRVRVTVNGTNSTKLVCTQCIKSGRIVKTVKRKPFRLDPKAAKV; from the coding sequence ATGGCACGCATTTGTGAAATTTGCAGCAAAGGCCCCCAGGTTGGCAATCAAGTGACCATCCGTGGCAAGGCCAAGTACCTGGGCGGGGTCGGTACCAAAATTACCGGCATCACGCGGCGGCAGTTTTTGCCTAATTTGCAGCGCGTGCGGGTAACGGTCAATGGCACCAACTCCACCAAGTTGGTCTGCACCCAGTGCATCAAAAGCGGCCGCATTGTGAAAACAGTGAAGCGTAAGCCGTTTCGCCTGGACCCCAAAGCCGCCAAAGTTTAG